The genomic DNA GTACTCCTGCGCGACCACCGCCGGCTGCAGCGCTACCCGTACACGATCGGCCTGGTCGGCGTCGCGCTCCTGCTGCTCCCGCTCGTGCCGGGCATCGGCACGGCGAAGTTCGGGGCGCAGATCTGGATCCAGGTCGGGCCCTACAGCTTCCAGCCGGCCGAGGCCGCCAAGGTGCTGCTCGCGATCGCCTTCGCGTCGTACCTGGTCGAGAAGCGCGACGTCCTCGCGCTTGCCGGCTACCGCGTCCTCGGGCTCGACCTGCCGCGCGCCCGCGACCTCGGGCCGATCCTCTCGGTCTGGCTGCTCAGCCTGGCCATCCTGGTCCTGCAGCGCGACCTCGGAACCTCTCTGCTCTTCTTCGGGTTGTTCGTGATGATGCTCTACGTCGCGACCGAGCGCGCCGGCTGGCCGGTGCTGGGGGTGCTCCTCTTCGCGGCCGGCGCGTGGTTCGGCTACCTGAACTTCGGCCACGTCCGCGTCCGGGTCGGCGCGTGGCTGCACCCGTTCACCGACTTCGACGCCTACTACCAGGTGATCAGCGCGCAGTTCGGGCTCGCGTACGGCGGCCTGCTCGGCACCGGCCTCGGGCTCGGGCGGCCGGGTCTGACCCCGCTGGCCAGGAGCGACTTCATCGCCGCGGCGATCGGCGAAGAGCTGGGCATGGCGGGCCTGATGGCGCTGATCATGGTCTACGGGCTGTTCGTCGCCCGCGGCCTGCGGACCGCGCTGCAGTGCCGCGAACCCTTCGGCAAGCTGCTCGCGGCCGGCCTGGCCTTCGCCTTCGCGCTGCAGGTCTTCGCCATCATCGGTGGGGTCACGCGGCTGCTGCCGCTGACCGGTCTGACCACGCCCTTCATGTCCCAGGGCGGCTCGTCGATGATCTGCAACTGGATCATCGTCGGCCTGCTGATGGTCATCTCCCACCAGGTGCGGCGCCCGGTCGCGACCGCGGCGAGCCGGCCCGACCTCGAGACGACCCAGGTGGTGCGGGTCGCGTGAGGGTTCCGTCATGAATGGACCGATCAGGCGCGTGGCGGTCGTGGCGATGCTGATGTTCGCCCTGCTGCTGGCCAACGGGACCTACATCGTGCTGTTCCGTCAGGGGCCGCTCGACGCCATGCCCCAGAACCGCCGGGTCCGCGACGCCGAGTTCGCGCAGAACCGCGGCTCGATCCTCGCCGCCGGCAAGCTGGAGATCGCCGCGACGGTGCCGTCGAAGGACCGCTTCGACTACCAGCGCAGCTATCCCGCGGGCAGCCTGTACGCGCCCGTCACCGGCTACTTCTCCTACGACCACGGCAGCACGGGCCTGGAGAACACCTACAACACCCAGCTCGCGGGGACCGCGGACTCGCTGTTCGTGCGCCGGATGATCGACCTGGCGACGAACCGGACCCCGCAGGGCGCGAGCGTGCAGACGACGATCGTTCCCAAGGTCCAGGAGGCCGCAGCCACCGCGCTCGGAGGCCAGAAGGGCGCGGTCGTGGCCCTGAACCCCAAGACCGGAGCCGTGCTCGCCCTCGTGACGAGCCCGGGCTTCGACCCCAACTCCCTCGCCAGCCACGACGTCGACAAGGCCGACCGCGCGTACGACGAGCTGGCGGGCGAGAGCACGCAGCCGCTCAGCAACCGGGCGGCCCGCGAGATCTACCCGCCCGGCTCGACCTTCAAGCTCGTCACCGCGGCGGCCGCGCTGGCCGACGGCAAGTCGCCCGACTCCAAGGTCAAGGCGCCGAACCGGCTCCGGCTGCCCGGCACCAGCACCTACCTGCCCAACTCCACCAACTGCGGCGGCACGACGGTGACGATCGAGCAGGCGCTGAAGGTGTCGTGCAACACCGCGTTCGCCAACCTCGGCCTCGAGGTCGGCGAGGACAAGCTGCGCGAGCAGGCGCAGCTCTTCGGCTTCGACGCCCGCCACCTCACCGACCTCGGCGGCGTGGCCAGCCAGTTCCCCGACAGCCTCGACGACGCCCAGCTCGCGCTGAGCTCGATCGGCCAGTACGACGTGGCCGCGAGCCCGCTGCAGATGGCCATGGTCTCCTCGGCCATCGCCAACGACGGCGTGCTCATGGACCCCTACGTCGTCAGCTCGGTCCAGGCCCCCGACCTCACCCCGATCGAGACGCGCAAGCCGCGGGTTCTCTCGACGGCGATGACGCCCGGCAACGCCGAGGCGCTGCAGCAGATGATGGGCGTCGTCGTCAGCCAGGGCACCGGCTCCAACGCGAAGATCTCCGGCGTCGAGGTCGGCGGCAAGACCGGCACCGCGCAGTCCGACCCGAAGCGCAAGCCCTTCGCCTGGTTCACCTCGTTCGCCCCGCTCGACGACCCGCAGATCGCGGTCGCGGTGGTCGTCGAGGACGCGGACATCCCGCGCAACGACATCGCGGGCGGCCGCCTGGCCGCCCCCATCGCCCGGGCCGTGATGCAGGCGGGCCTGTCACGATGAGGGTCCGGGGGGCGCGAGGGGTCCTGGCGCCACCGCGTCCGGACCGGTGGCAGGGCACGGGAGAGACAGCGAGGTCCGGGACCGGGCCGCAGGAGGGGACGAGGCGATGACGGAGACCGTCGGAGGCCGCTACGAGCTGGGCGACCCGCTCGGGCGCGGCGGCATGGCGGAGGTCCGCCGCGCCGTCGACCTGCGCCTCGGCCGCTCGGTCGCGGTGAAGCAGCTGCGGCCGGACCTCGCGACCGACCCCACCTTCCAGGCCCGGTTCCGCCGCGAGGCGCAGAGCGCCGCCGGGCTCAACCACCCGACGATCGTCGCGGTCTACGACACCGGCGAGGAGCCGGACCCGCGCACCGGCGTCTCCATCCCGTACATCGTCATGGAGCTGGTGGAGGGGCCGACGCTGCGTGACGTCCTCCGCGACGGCCGCAAGATCCTCCCCGAGCGGGCCCTCGAGCTGACGGCGGGCGTCCTCGACGCCCTCGGCTACAGCCACCGCGCCGGGATCATCCACCGCGACATCAAGCCGGCCAACGTCATGCTGACGACCAACGGCACGGTCAAGGTGATGGACTTCGGCATCGCCCGTGCGATCGCCGACACCAGCGCGACGATGACCCAAACCGCGGCCGTGATCGGCACCGCTCAGTACCTCTCCCCCGAGCAGGCCCGCGGCGAGACCGTCGACGCCCGCAGCGACCTCTACTCCACCGGCTGCCTGCTCTACGAGCTGCTGACCGGCCGGCCGCCCTTCATCGGCGACTCCCCGGTGAGCGTGGCCTACCAGCACGTGCGCGAGGCACCCGTGCCCCCGAGCCAGATCGACCCCGAGATCAGCCCCGAGATCGACGCCGTCGTGCTCAAGTCGCTGGCCAAGGACGCCGGCGACCGCTACCAGTCGGCCCGGGAGATGAAGGCCGACATCAACCGGGTCCTCGCGGGACAGCAGACGACCGCCGTGGTCCCCCGGGTCGCCCCGGTCCCCGTGGCCGCCGACACCCCGACCCGCGTCGTCCCCCCGGCGCCCGCCGCCGTGGCGGTGACGACGGTCGAGGATGACGAGCCGGAGGAGGAGCCCAAGAGGCGGACCGGAATGGTCGTGCTGCTGAGCCTGCTCGCCCTCGCGCTCGTGGCCGGCGGGATCTTCGCGGTCTACCGCCTCACGAACCCGACCGTGCAGGACGTCGCCGTGCCCGACGTGCGGACCTTCACCGAGTCGCAGGCCAGGGACCTGGTCCAGGGGGCAGGGCTGCGGCTCAGCGTCGAGCACACGAACGGCGACGCCGACACCCAGGGGACGGTCGTCGCCCAGGACCCCGCGGGCAAGACGCAGGCGCCCTCGGGCAGCACGGTCACCGTGACGATCAACGACGGCCCGGAGTCCGCCGAGATCCCGTCGGGCCTGGTCGGCGAGGACGTCGACGACGTCAAGGAGAAGCTCGACGACGCAGGCTTCACCAACGTCGACACCACGGCCGCCTCGAGCGAGGACACGAGCGCCAAGGAGGGCGAGGTGCTCAGCGTCTCGCCCGAGCAGGGCACCAGCATCCCGCTCGGCCAGCAGGTCACCGTGACGTACGCGACCGGCAAGTCGACCGTGCCCAACGTCATCGGCTCGTCGCGCTCCGGGGCCGAGACGCAGCTGCGCGAGGCCGGCTTCACCAAGTTCAGCGTCTCGAGCCAGGTGAGCAGCCAGCCCGAGGGCACGGTCATCTCCCAGAGCCCCGACGGCGGCAGCGTGAGCTCCCGCGGCACGACCATCAAGCTCGTGCTCGCGGCCCCCGCTCCCTCCAGCCCGCCGCCGACCACCTCCTCGCCGACCGAGTCGCCCACGCCGTCCGCCACGCCCACCGACGACGGTGGTGGCGACGGCGGCGGCGATGACGGCGGCGGCGACGGGAACGGCGGCGGCGACGGTGGGGGCAACGGGAACGGCGGCGGGAACGGCAACGGCGGCGGGAACGGCAACGGCGGGGGTCAGGGCAACGGCGCGCCCGCCAACGCCGGTCCGGGCAACGGCGGACCCGCCGGTGGACCGCGCGGCCCCGCTGCCGACGAGGGCTAGCGGATCCGTACCCCGCCCCTGCTCGAATCGAACGGGTCGTCGAATCGGTGCTAGCCTCGGTGCATGTACGCGGAGGCCTCGCTCTTCGACGCCGGGCTCGACGAGCCCGGGGCTGGTGACGGCGCGCCCGGTGGGGTCGCGGTCGACCCCGCCATCGCCGGCCTGGTCCGTCACCGCCTCGCCCGTGGGGCGTGGCTCGACCTGCTGCCCGGCTGGGCGACGGGTGGCGACCTGCTCGAGCGGCTCCTGGAGGACGTGCCCTGGCGGGCCGAGCGGCGGCCCATGTACGACCGCGTCGTGGACGTGCCCCGCCTGCTGTGCCACTACGGCGAGGGCGAGCAGCTGCCGCACCCGGCGCTGGAGGCCGTCCGCGACGCGCTGAACGCCCGTTACGCGCCGGAGCTCGGCGAGCCGCTGGTGAGCGCGGGGCTCTGCCTCTACCGCGACGGCGCCGACTCGGTCGCGTGGCACGGCGACACCATCGGCCGGGGTCGCACCACGGACACGGCGGTCGCCATCGTGTCGCTCGGCTCGGCCCGGGAGTTCCTGCTCCGGCCGCGCGGCGGCGGTGCGGTGGCCCGCGCGATCGCCGGGGCGGACCTCGCCCAGGGCCGGCCCGGCACCCGACCCCGCGCCGACGACGCGGCGACCGGTGGCTCCCCCGCCCACCCCGGGGCCCAGCCGACGCGCGGCGTGACCGGCGCGGGCACGATCCGGCACACGCTCCACCACGGCGACCTCGTCGTCATGGGCGGCTCCTGCCAGCGGACCTGGGAGCACGCCGTCCCCAAGACCACCCGGCCGGTCGGTCCGCGCGTCAGCATCCAGTTCCGGACCCGCGGCGTCAGCTAGCCCCGCCGCTCGCGACCTCCCACCGCGACCTCCCACCGCACGGCCCGCTCAGCGCGCGTCGGCCAGCAGCGCGGGGTGGCGCGCCAGCACCCGCACCGCCCGCGAGCACCGGCTGCGGACCGCACCCGGTGAGAGCCCGTGGAGGCGGGCGGCCGCGGCGCCGCTGAGCCCCTCGGCGTACACGCTGTGCAGCAGCTCGCGCGTCCCCGGGTCGACCAGGTGGTGCTCGCGGGCGACCCGCAGCACGGCGTCGGCCGACGGACCACCCGGGCCCGGGGGCTCCGAGCCGACGAGGTGGCCCGGGCCCCGCTCGGCGGCGACGACCACGAGGTCGGGCGGCACGGCCACGTCGCATCCGGGCCGACGGTCGCGGTGCACGGCCTTGAGGGTGTCGAGCACGAGGTTGGCCGCCACCGAGGTGCGACGACGCCCCACCGGGTAGGCCACGACCTCGCACCACAAGGCCGTCACGTAGTCGTCCACCTCGGCGGCCCGGTCGAGCCCGGCCATCCGCACCAGCTTGGGCAGGAACGCCTGGAGCACCACCCGGGCGGCGAGCCCGTCGCCCGCCACCGCCTCCTCGAGCAGGGCGAGCAGCACCGCGTCGGGGTCCTCGGGGACGCGAGCGAGGACGTCGCCCGGCCGCGAGCACCCGGCCAACGCCTCGACCCGGGCGGACCAGCGACGGCAGGCCGACCTCGCCCCCTCGTCGTCCTCGAGCTCCCGCCACTCCCGGTCGAGCCGCTGCAGCACCGCCGACCGCGCCTCCGGCCCACCGTGTCCTCGACCCGCCCCGACCGCCACCGTCTGCTCCCCTGCTCGGACCACGCTCTCCCCGTCGAGCGCCACTCTGCTCCGAGGGTGTTGTCCGAGGTGTTGTCCGACCCGGGCACGTTGTCGTCCGTCTCGAAACGGGTCGGTCCTGCTTGGCTCGCGCACAGGTCCGCGCCGATATCGTCTCCTCGTGAGCCGGCAGCGCTTCCCCACCACGGTCGGTGTCCTGGCCGCGGTCTACCTGGTGGCGATGGCCGCCGTGTTCGGCCTGCTGTCGATGCAGAACGCGCAGTTCGTGCGCACCGCCGCCCGGACGGAGGGCACCGTGGTCGCGCTGGTGGCCCGGGCCCCGCTCGGCGGCACCCGCGACTCCCGCGCCGAGGCCCGCTCGCCCAGCCTCGCCCCCAAGGTGAGCTACGTCGTCGAGGGGCGCACGTACGACTACGTCGCGGCGCACGGGCGGGACCGTCAGCGGCTGCAGGTCGGTGACACGGTCACCGTGCTCTCCGCACCGGGCGACCCGTCCACGGCGCGGCTCGGCGGCGAGGGGCGGGACTCCGGGCCGCTGCTGAGCGTCGCGTTCGCGCTGGCCGCCGTCGTGCTCGTCGGCGTCCTCGTCCGGCTGCGCAGGCGTCGCACGCCCGTCCGCGGCGGCCCCGACGCGCCGCGCGAGAGGCGAGGAGTGGCCGCAGCCGTGGCAGACTGACCCTCGCCCTCGGGCGGTGCGGACGCACTCGTCCGCGGGCCCGTTGCGGGCGACACCGGAGCGGTCCCGCTGGACGGCGAGCACCCGAGGAGGCTGGCATGACGGCGCCCGTGCGCGAGAGCACCGACTTCGAGCCGGTCTACCACCACTACGGCCCCCACCGGGCCGGTCTGCCGCCGCTCGTGCCCTACTTCCGCGAGCTGTGGCACCGGCGCGGCTTCGCCTCGGAGATGAGCCGCGCCACCATGCGCGGGGAGAAGACGTCCACCTTCTTCGGGCAGGCGTGGCTGGTCATCAACCCGCTGCTGCTGGCCGGCGTCTACTACCTGCTCATCACGATCCTGCGCGGCGGCCACGACCCGAAGGCGTTCGTCCACCTCACGCTGGCGCTCTTCGCCTTCCAGCTGGTGTCGAGCTCGATCAACAGCGGCACCAAGTCGGTCGTCTCCTCGGGCAAGCTGCTGATCAACACGGCGTTCCCGCGCCTGCTCATCCCGCTCTCGGCCGTCCGGACCGCGTTCTTCCGCTTCCTGCCGACCGTGCCGGTCTACTTCGTCTTCCACCTCATCTTCCTGACCGACGTGTGGTCGCCGACGATGCTGCTGTCGCTCTACTTCCTCGGCACGATCGTGCTCTTCGGCGCCGGCCTGGCCGCCTTCTTCGCCACGGTGCAGGTCTACTTCCGCGACACCTCGAGCTTCCTGCCCTACTTCATCCGGATCTGGATGTACCTCTCGCCGGTGCTGTGGCTGCCGGAGAACGTGGCGCACTTCAACAAGACCCTGCTGACGATCATCCAGCTCAACCCGATGTACTCCATGGTCGGCGGCTACACCGAGGCCCTCCAGGAGCAGAAGGTGCCCGACCCCGCGCTCTTCCTGAGCTCGGGGATCTGGGCCCTGGTCGCCGCGGCCGTCGGGTTCCTCTTCTTCATCTCGCGGGAGCGTGATTTTGCTGTCCGTCTCACCTGAGGTCGTGGCCGAGAGCGACCGGTCCCCGTACGCCGTGCGGGTCGAGGACCTCTCGATCACCTACCGCACCACGTTCGAGAAGAAGCCCACGCTCAAGCAGGCGATCACCCGGCTCGGGCGCGGCCAGCGCGCCGTCAAGGAGATCCAGGCGCTGACCGACGTCTCCTTCGACGTCAAGGTCGGCACGGCGATGGGCATCATCGGCTCCAACGGCGCCGGCAAGTCCACCCTGATGCGGGCGATGGCGGGCATCCTGCCGCCGACCACCGGCAAGGTCGAGGTCTGGGGCAAGGCGAGCACGCTGCTCGCGCTCGGCGTCGGCTTCAACAAGTCGCTCTCCGGCCGGGAGAACATCATCCTCGGCGGGCTCGCCGCGGGGCTCTCCCGCAAGGAGGTCGAGGAGCGCGCCGACGAGGTCGCGGAGTGGACCGAGCTCGGGGACTTCATCGACATGCCGATGAACACCTACAGCTCCGGCATGGGCGCCCGCGTCGGCTTCTCCGTCGCCGTGCACATGAAGCCCGACATCCTCATGATCGACGAGGCCCTCTCGACCGGTGACGCCCACTTCCGCGAGAAGGCCAGCGTCAAGATGGCCGAGCTCCGGGAGAGCGCGCGGGCGATGTTCCTCATCAGCCACGGCCTCAGCAGCATCTCCGAGATGTGCAACGAGTGCATCTGGCTCGACAAGGGCCGCCTGATGATGCGCGGGGCCCCGGACGAGGTCATCGACGCCTACATGCGGCACGTGAAGGTCAAGAAGTCCGCGACCGCGCTCGAGGAGATGTAGGAAGAACCGAGCTCTGCCCTCTGTCCTCGCTCCGCTCGGACGCGCCTTGCGCTCCGGTCCTCCGCCTTCCTCCCTCCCGGCGACGCCGACGAAGAACGTGTCGACGTCGCCGTCCGGTCGTCCAGGCGGAGGCGCGCAAGGCGGCTGTGGCTCCGGAGGAGACCTGCCGGTCACGACTTCTGCGCGGCGTTGCCTCTCTCGAGGCGCCAGCGCAGGAAGTCGGCGAGGCCGCCGGTCTCGCCGTCCTTGCCGCCGCGGCCGACCTCGAGCGGCGGCGGGGTCGGGCGCAAGCGCACCCCGGTGAAGCGCTCGCGCAGGCCGCCCGGGACGGTCAGGACGTAGTACGCGCCGTCGTCGCCGACCGCGACGCTCTTGTTGAGCCGCAGGTACCAGCCGGTCTTGTCCGTCCTCACGCCGTGGCCGTCGTAGAGCGTGGCCCGCAGCGGCTCGGGGGCGATGCCCCGCTCGCGGGCCTGCACGAGGAAGTCGTCGATGAGCACCTGCGCCTCGCGCGACTCGGCCCGGTCCTTGGCCGCGGCGAGCTCGGCGCGGCGGGCGGCTTCCTCGGCGCGTGACACGCCCGCACCCTAGGCGTCCTCCGGGCGTGGAACCATCCGACCCCCCACCGGCGTTGGGCTCCTGGGCGCCGCGGA from Microlunatus sagamiharensis includes the following:
- a CDS encoding alpha-ketoglutarate-dependent dioxygenase AlkB; translation: MYAEASLFDAGLDEPGAGDGAPGGVAVDPAIAGLVRHRLARGAWLDLLPGWATGGDLLERLLEDVPWRAERRPMYDRVVDVPRLLCHYGEGEQLPHPALEAVRDALNARYAPELGEPLVSAGLCLYRDGADSVAWHGDTIGRGRTTDTAVAIVSLGSAREFLLRPRGGGAVARAIAGADLAQGRPGTRPRADDAATGGSPAHPGAQPTRGVTGAGTIRHTLHHGDLVVMGGSCQRTWEHAVPKTTRPVGPRVSIQFRTRGVS
- a CDS encoding DUF3592 domain-containing protein; protein product: MSRQRFPTTVGVLAAVYLVAMAAVFGLLSMQNAQFVRTAARTEGTVVALVARAPLGGTRDSRAEARSPSLAPKVSYVVEGRTYDYVAAHGRDRQRLQVGDTVTVLSAPGDPSTARLGGEGRDSGPLLSVAFALAAVVLVGVLVRLRRRRTPVRGGPDAPRERRGVAAAVAD
- a CDS encoding FtsW/RodA/SpoVE family cell cycle protein; translation: MPATTTGPERPLTVVPRRRRGIELVLLAFALALGLGAYAQVDLNVMGALGPGFGTVALGCTVAVLLVHLAVRWRLPYADPLLLPCVVVLNGLGLAMIHRIDLINDPVAHGARQQLIWTGLGVAIFIGVAVLLRDHRRLQRYPYTIGLVGVALLLLPLVPGIGTAKFGAQIWIQVGPYSFQPAEAAKVLLAIAFASYLVEKRDVLALAGYRVLGLDLPRARDLGPILSVWLLSLAILVLQRDLGTSLLFFGLFVMMLYVATERAGWPVLGVLLFAAGAWFGYLNFGHVRVRVGAWLHPFTDFDAYYQVISAQFGLAYGGLLGTGLGLGRPGLTPLARSDFIAAAIGEELGMAGLMALIMVYGLFVARGLRTALQCREPFGKLLAAGLAFAFALQVFAIIGGVTRLLPLTGLTTPFMSQGGSSMICNWIIVGLLMVISHQVRRPVATAASRPDLETTQVVRVA
- a CDS encoding peptidoglycan D,D-transpeptidase FtsI family protein, which produces MNGPIRRVAVVAMLMFALLLANGTYIVLFRQGPLDAMPQNRRVRDAEFAQNRGSILAAGKLEIAATVPSKDRFDYQRSYPAGSLYAPVTGYFSYDHGSTGLENTYNTQLAGTADSLFVRRMIDLATNRTPQGASVQTTIVPKVQEAAATALGGQKGAVVALNPKTGAVLALVTSPGFDPNSLASHDVDKADRAYDELAGESTQPLSNRAAREIYPPGSTFKLVTAAAALADGKSPDSKVKAPNRLRLPGTSTYLPNSTNCGGTTVTIEQALKVSCNTAFANLGLEVGEDKLREQAQLFGFDARHLTDLGGVASQFPDSLDDAQLALSSIGQYDVAASPLQMAMVSSAIANDGVLMDPYVVSSVQAPDLTPIETRKPRVLSTAMTPGNAEALQQMMGVVVSQGTGSNAKISGVEVGGKTGTAQSDPKRKPFAWFTSFAPLDDPQIAVAVVVEDADIPRNDIAGGRLAAPIARAVMQAGLSR
- a CDS encoding ABC transporter ATP-binding protein, encoding MAESDRSPYAVRVEDLSITYRTTFEKKPTLKQAITRLGRGQRAVKEIQALTDVSFDVKVGTAMGIIGSNGAGKSTLMRAMAGILPPTTGKVEVWGKASTLLALGVGFNKSLSGRENIILGGLAAGLSRKEVEERADEVAEWTELGDFIDMPMNTYSSGMGARVGFSVAVHMKPDILMIDEALSTGDAHFREKASVKMAELRESARAMFLISHGLSSISEMCNECIWLDKGRLMMRGAPDEVIDAYMRHVKVKKSATALEEM
- a CDS encoding RNA polymerase sigma factor → MLQRLDREWRELEDDEGARSACRRWSARVEALAGCSRPGDVLARVPEDPDAVLLALLEEAVAGDGLAARVVLQAFLPKLVRMAGLDRAAEVDDYVTALWCEVVAYPVGRRRTSVAANLVLDTLKAVHRDRRPGCDVAVPPDLVVVAAERGPGHLVGSEPPGPGGPSADAVLRVAREHHLVDPGTRELLHSVYAEGLSGAAAARLHGLSPGAVRSRCSRAVRVLARHPALLADAR
- the pknB gene encoding Stk1 family PASTA domain-containing Ser/Thr kinase yields the protein MTETVGGRYELGDPLGRGGMAEVRRAVDLRLGRSVAVKQLRPDLATDPTFQARFRREAQSAAGLNHPTIVAVYDTGEEPDPRTGVSIPYIVMELVEGPTLRDVLRDGRKILPERALELTAGVLDALGYSHRAGIIHRDIKPANVMLTTNGTVKVMDFGIARAIADTSATMTQTAAVIGTAQYLSPEQARGETVDARSDLYSTGCLLYELLTGRPPFIGDSPVSVAYQHVREAPVPPSQIDPEISPEIDAVVLKSLAKDAGDRYQSAREMKADINRVLAGQQTTAVVPRVAPVPVAADTPTRVVPPAPAAVAVTTVEDDEPEEEPKRRTGMVVLLSLLALALVAGGIFAVYRLTNPTVQDVAVPDVRTFTESQARDLVQGAGLRLSVEHTNGDADTQGTVVAQDPAGKTQAPSGSTVTVTINDGPESAEIPSGLVGEDVDDVKEKLDDAGFTNVDTTAASSEDTSAKEGEVLSVSPEQGTSIPLGQQVTVTYATGKSTVPNVIGSSRSGAETQLREAGFTKFSVSSQVSSQPEGTVISQSPDGGSVSSRGTTIKLVLAAPAPSSPPPTTSSPTESPTPSATPTDDGGGDGGGDDGGGDGNGGGDGGGNGNGGGNGNGGGNGNGGGQGNGAPANAGPGNGGPAGGPRGPAADEG
- a CDS encoding ABC transporter permease, whose product is MTAPVRESTDFEPVYHHYGPHRAGLPPLVPYFRELWHRRGFASEMSRATMRGEKTSTFFGQAWLVINPLLLAGVYYLLITILRGGHDPKAFVHLTLALFAFQLVSSSINSGTKSVVSSGKLLINTAFPRLLIPLSAVRTAFFRFLPTVPVYFVFHLIFLTDVWSPTMLLSLYFLGTIVLFGAGLAAFFATVQVYFRDTSSFLPYFIRIWMYLSPVLWLPENVAHFNKTLLTIIQLNPMYSMVGGYTEALQEQKVPDPALFLSSGIWALVAAAVGFLFFISRERDFAVRLT